DNA from Papio anubis isolate 15944 chromosome 1, Panubis1.0, whole genome shotgun sequence:
AAGATCTGGTAGATCTGGTTGGGTCCACAGAAGGGCAGTGTGGAAATCCATGCAATCTCTGGGAGCAACACAAGAAAGCCAAAGATGCAGGACCCTGCAGAGAGCTGAGCACAGAGCCTGGGGGTCATGATGGTTGGGTAGCGGAGAGGGTTACAGATGGCAATGTACCTGTCAATGGCCATGGTGGTCAACAAAATCCCCTCTGAATTTCCCAGTGAATGGAAGAAGTACATCTGCAAGAGGCAGCCAATCATGGAGATGGTCCTCTGCCTACTGATGAGGTTGGAGAGCATCTTGGGAATTGTGGCAGTTGTGTACCAGATctccagaaatgagaaaatgctgATAAAATTATACATGGGGTTGTGGAGACGGGTATCCATCATGACTGCAAAAAAAACAGTAAGATTCCCAATGACAACGAATATGTAGATAACAAACAATGGAATGAAGAAGAGGAGGCTACCATCTTCAAACTGTGGGAATCCAGTGAAGAGAAACTCCGTTACTGTAGTAGTTTGGTTAATCCTCACCATAGTCTCAGCAACCCTAAGAGCTATGGATAGAAAGACACAGCTCATTTCCTAGAAGAAATTGACAAAGTCAGATGTGTTAGCTCATATAAAAGTCAAATGAAAAATATGCTTTAGGTGGATCATGTACTTCTCTTTATTTATGAATTAAACAGATATTCATttagtgcctactatgtaccaaaCACAGCTGTGGATTTGTCGAATTCAGCAGTAAGGAAAATAATCTCTAcattcatgaagcttacattcaaaaggatacaaataataagaaaacaagacaTTAAGAATGTCACATTTATAAActatataaactaaaataaatatatagggGTGTTAATAATCTTTTATAATAATTCCCCAAATTGTTTTGAATCATATACCATATAAATTTTCTAATGGTTCTTAGATATAGATTAGACAAAACTTTTAATTATCTTTCTctatatataattattgtaaaGTTGTATTCTccattttcctgaatatttttagtttttagtattcTGCTCCTTTATTGCACCACAGACTGACACTGAGTGTGTCTAGAGAAGAGGGTAAAGTTTTGAGGCACAAATATGAAGGTAAAGCCTTGGTAGGAAACTGTATTCTCAGCAGCAGAAAAGAATTAAGCTACTAGAAATTGACCAGAACAGAAAGAAGGGATCAGTGAGAAATTTGGCAGTGGAAGATTTGGTATCTTGTCAGTCAGGTTAAGTGTCTGTCCATGACAAATACTGAAAAGAAGCAGaggtttttaataaatatctaaGTCACAGGATTCAGATTGCTTATATCCTGACAAAGACCATCACCGTAAGAAGGCAGAGGCCAAAATGTGAGATTCTAGCACAATTTAGGTCTCTTGATACCATGTCCCTCAAAAGTGGCATAAACTATAAAGAAATAGTGCAAAGAAACTCATCAGTTGCACCCAGGGCTTATTGTCCAGGCAATTCAGAAGCTAGCCTAACAGATGGatcaaaaattatttaaggaGAGAGATTTAGAACACAAAGgaagtttgaaaaaataatatctcCTTCGGGGTAAtgtggaaacatttaaaaattaactcctCAGACAAGAATATTTGCTTATGCTGTACACCAGCATTTCTCCATGAAgacagcaaatatttttccttagctaatactattttaaacattatttataaatcatgaatttaaaacttcatgttattttagtaagaaataatatttgaagttttaaattaaaacaaggcATTTGAAACATagatcagggaaataaaaatatttggtacATGTTGGTATTTGTCAGACATCTCATTACAGAACAAAATATACATCTCGAACACATTCTATCAAGAACTGGTTTACATTAACGAAGTTTAACAAATATTACTTTGGCAGCTTCTAGAAAATCAAGTGCTTACAGAGAATTAggacattttgattgtttttatatATGCGCATCCTTCAGATTTTCATAAAGGAAGATTGttgcaaacaaaaatattactgCTCTACAAATATTgtcattgattgatttatttgttgatttatttgttgtttatggAACATCTGGCACAAggatatctatgtatgtatgtatgtatgtatgtatctatctgtctgtctgtctatctatctatctatctatctatctatctatctatctatctatccctTTCTGCTTCTCTTAACTGCTTCACTTTGGTAAATAATCTTTCATGGTGAACTTCAGCTTTTCTCTTGTAGTGCCAGCCTACCAAAACTCCCATGTGTCGTAGCTCTTTGATATTATGCAGAATATAAAACATGTTGCTAAAAAAGTTTATGAGAAAGTTGATCAATCCAACAGTCAATTCACATGTTTTTCCATAtccttattattttaaagatagaattctgaatttgtGAATGTGGATGCTGGATGCTAGAAAATTAGCAGGTTCCACTTACTCCGAACTGGTTATCATTGATGaatttactgagaaaaaaaaaagaaattgatctgAACACCAAATAAAAACAGGTTTTTGCTATATTATAAGGTAGCTtgtcaataaataataattcGAGTATTGACAGTCAGAGTTAGACCTTAAATCTGTTGATGCAGAGTGGATACCGACAAGAAaaattcttttgagttttctctGAGGAAAGTACTAGCTAGAGAAGAGAGATTAAACATAAAgcagaaaagtgaaacaaaacaagacaaaacaaaaatgtaaacaaactaaaccaaaaataaacaaaccttgAGATCGTTTAGAGCCCAGTTTAATTTAAACATTgattaaggagaaaataatttacttttattactttatgAGCAGAGAAAATCcataacaaagtaaaaaaataaaaatctaaaatctaaaaagCAAGTTTTGAAATAGAGTATATTCAAAGGCACAGCAGAatgaatttttatactttctcttAGTATGTAATTatcttatacatatatttatcttattttattttaaattgatagaATTATATGTATTCATCATGCACAAGATGTTTTGACATATATTCCTCTTATTTTATACATTGGATTATATTATAgaaaaaagagtgtgtgtgtgtgtatatatatatatatatatacacacatgatctgattttagttttaagtttAAAAGATTCTAAGAATAAACTATGCTTACTTTTCCTATTGAAAATGAGAGGAAGCCGATAGATAACAGACAACGGCCTTAAATGCTAAAATACTATACAGGCAATTGAGTGGCCTACTTATAAAAACCAATTTTTCAATTATAAGTTATtactagtttatttatttatatttattatttcctattgTGTATCATTTATAGTTTACTGGGCTTTGAGAATAAACaaccaaataaaacattaaaaataaagaaatattgcaaccacaaattaaaattaataaaaatcggAGAattttggaggaggaggagatttgGAGTAAAGTGAAGAGATAGGTTTAGAGTGGCTGAACTTTGGAGTACCAATGGGATC
Protein-coding regions in this window:
- the LOC100998454 gene encoding olfactory receptor 6K3 isoform X2 — its product is MSCVFLSIALRVAETMVRINQTTTVTEFLFTGFPQFEDGSLLFFIPLFVIYIFVVIGNLTVFFAVMMDTRLHNPMYNFISIFSFLEIWYTTATIPKMLSNLISRQRTISMIGCLLQMYFFHSLGNSEGILLTTMAIDRYIAICNPLRYPTIMTPRLCAQLSAGSCIFGFLVLLPEIAWISTLPFCGPNQIYQIFCDFEPVLRLACTDTSMILIEDVIHAVAIIFSALIIALSYIRIITVILRIPSVEGRQKAFSTCAAHLGVFLMFYGSVSLMYLRFSATFPPILDTAIALMFAVLAPFFNPIIYSFRNKDMKIAIKKLFCPQKMVNLSSDQC
- the LOC100998454 gene encoding olfactory receptor 6K3 isoform X1, which encodes MSMYQEMSCVFLSIALRVAETMVRINQTTTVTEFLFTGFPQFEDGSLLFFIPLFVIYIFVVIGNLTVFFAVMMDTRLHNPMYNFISIFSFLEIWYTTATIPKMLSNLISRQRTISMIGCLLQMYFFHSLGNSEGILLTTMAIDRYIAICNPLRYPTIMTPRLCAQLSAGSCIFGFLVLLPEIAWISTLPFCGPNQIYQIFCDFEPVLRLACTDTSMILIEDVIHAVAIIFSALIIALSYIRIITVILRIPSVEGRQKAFSTCAAHLGVFLMFYGSVSLMYLRFSATFPPILDTAIALMFAVLAPFFNPIIYSFRNKDMKIAIKKLFCPQKMVNLSSDQC